The following proteins are co-located in the Polymorphospora rubra genome:
- a CDS encoding Ig-like domain-containing protein, with product MRRAPLWVALAALVVTGGVGVPSPAHAASPVLPGNEGDVGVYTNGQNHVMEIGDPTYTNAGDVADRLRPGVPFTAANMHQSIFEKDLAAGGTDYYLDRVLGVHGTLGSAVLMTRGRTLYMRGASNNNFTTMGFAGSAHVGGPNNLGNLYTVTVPGQTVTEVNANRFNAPSHARGRYTIGSTGVTADLTKFITYDNVAVTAIDFTNPGGAAATFTVRAASPLATQAGAGTAELTGTRTITSGSNNGTVDTPWDTIRVDLTGAGFTRTGGNLDREITVPAGGTVSVAVVGAVSSATLPQTVQSYRQYAEMAPGQAVRTGITEFNRRWAQDVPYIDVPDPALEKAIVYRWWGERYNSLDANASGHVYQYPTTIEGVNLYQNAVALTQPMHLQDTKWLRTPYLPYGQILNIGELSGSSAFLDSPGHTSWNNHYSQYLGTAGLEAYNVHGGGPEIARRFAHYFEGDGVGQLEHYDGNDDKLIAYSSNYMPGNDSDAITFGFPRVGGGAPGAATIERPESAYVWGAFEAARQLYQISGADQAKIDEMGTSADGIRDAILDRLWSPDMRMFLAGTSHGATSAASSNGRPNPLPASARDLIPAKESNLYDVYAENLIPFDQWQTYVDGFRFLTYGDNFPIFPFYTANQYDRAAYGIGGSNNFSNINFTVQYRGVRSALRHYDPEQKYITPEYAKRLLDWMAWSIYPGGDLRVANQAEYYSNWNPTTRTFGRNNPNHIMLGNMNYIFVEDMAGIQPRSDDKIELWPIEFGYEHFMVNNLRYHGQDVTIVWDPDGSEYSLGAGYSLFVNGAKKVSTDKLGKLTYDPNTNQVQVADGLTVTFTATTGTSFPSAVDTAIEDERVVAYLRTAGIDLTEDAPNLAAGAGLSSSYTQQGARPTPWRQFHTPGWSSSTMNHTPGAIKETERPVSLAAVTDGVTVNEPYWGNHGTTERNGYVELDLGSAKSFDNVKAFFVSDRQAGGYREPARWWVQVPDGNGGWKEVPGQFKNPVVPSAKFNEALFGTVTTDKVRIAFTNNPTHYTAITEIQVFDSGRDVPPVANQAPVVTATRDGTGDGNLSTRLVGTATDDGIPYDEELTLGWETVSAPPGAGVIFADADALTTRVTGTVEGDYVFRFFADDGAKRTAATVAVTLTEREVVAEFGATATISTSGTTSWENHQRVNETSTPNSSNPGSGNGWGNWNLPQNGTSPAREAWIQYAWTSPVRLSSTGIYWYDDNGGTRRPTATTYAVETSTDGTTWTPVTLAEGSTYAGALATNTYNNLEFAPVTTSYLRIRIWGVQGSGAGTGVLRWRANGETVDSVRSPVLIRTAVGQVPTLPATLDGVYTSGERGTVAFRWQEITPDMVAEPNVDPFVVYGTNDTYGLIAEARIYVRPEMSTGGISIQGAETFAQSVDVGELPYLPSKVEVSYNDGSRDNQAIGVDWDLDESVVDTPGRYTVVGDLILPDYVSQAGTTRTTLTLTVGDPPQNPAWDVEVQAYTQCIGSNVYLRVNARNADDVPLTLELVTPYGSRTVSDVASGQSAYQAFNARARSVPAGTATVKASGTVDGEAVTVETAAPFGALSCG from the coding sequence GTGAGAAGGGCACCCCTGTGGGTTGCCCTCGCCGCGCTGGTCGTGACAGGAGGCGTCGGCGTGCCGTCCCCGGCCCACGCCGCCAGCCCGGTCCTGCCCGGCAACGAGGGTGACGTCGGTGTCTACACCAACGGACAGAACCACGTCATGGAGATCGGGGACCCGACATACACCAACGCCGGCGACGTCGCCGACCGGCTGCGGCCCGGCGTGCCGTTCACCGCGGCGAACATGCACCAGTCGATCTTCGAGAAGGACCTCGCCGCGGGCGGCACCGACTACTACCTCGACCGCGTTCTCGGCGTCCACGGAACGCTCGGGTCGGCGGTGCTGATGACCCGTGGCCGCACCCTCTACATGCGCGGTGCGAGCAACAACAACTTCACCACCATGGGCTTCGCCGGCAGCGCCCACGTCGGCGGCCCCAACAACCTCGGCAACCTCTACACCGTCACCGTGCCGGGCCAGACCGTCACCGAGGTCAACGCCAACCGGTTCAACGCGCCGAGCCACGCCAGGGGCCGATACACCATCGGGTCCACCGGCGTCACCGCCGACCTGACGAAGTTCATCACCTACGACAACGTCGCCGTCACCGCCATCGACTTCACCAACCCCGGCGGCGCGGCGGCGACGTTCACCGTCCGCGCCGCCTCGCCGCTGGCCACCCAGGCCGGCGCCGGCACCGCCGAACTCACCGGCACCCGCACCATCACCAGCGGTTCCAACAACGGCACCGTCGACACCCCGTGGGACACGATCCGGGTCGACCTGACCGGTGCCGGGTTCACCCGTACCGGCGGCAACCTCGACCGGGAGATCACCGTGCCCGCCGGCGGCACGGTGTCGGTCGCGGTCGTCGGTGCCGTCTCCTCGGCGACCCTGCCGCAGACCGTGCAGAGCTACCGGCAGTACGCCGAGATGGCGCCGGGCCAGGCCGTCCGCACCGGCATCACCGAGTTCAACCGCCGCTGGGCGCAGGACGTGCCGTACATCGACGTCCCCGACCCCGCGCTGGAGAAGGCGATCGTCTACCGCTGGTGGGGCGAGCGGTACAACTCGCTGGACGCCAACGCGTCCGGCCACGTCTACCAGTACCCGACGACGATCGAGGGGGTGAACCTCTACCAGAACGCCGTCGCGCTGACCCAGCCGATGCACCTGCAGGACACCAAGTGGCTGCGCACGCCCTACCTGCCGTACGGGCAGATCCTCAACATCGGCGAGCTCTCCGGTTCCTCGGCGTTCCTCGACAGCCCGGGGCACACCAGCTGGAACAACCACTACTCGCAGTACCTCGGCACCGCCGGGCTCGAGGCGTACAACGTGCACGGCGGCGGGCCGGAGATCGCCCGCAGGTTCGCCCACTACTTCGAGGGCGACGGGGTCGGCCAGCTCGAACACTACGACGGCAACGACGACAAGCTCATCGCCTACTCCAGCAACTACATGCCGGGCAACGACTCCGACGCCATCACGTTCGGGTTTCCGCGGGTGGGCGGCGGCGCTCCCGGCGCGGCCACGATCGAACGTCCCGAGTCGGCGTACGTGTGGGGCGCGTTCGAGGCCGCCCGCCAGCTCTACCAGATCTCCGGCGCCGACCAGGCCAAGATCGACGAGATGGGGACCAGCGCCGACGGTATCCGCGACGCCATCCTCGACCGGCTGTGGAGCCCCGACATGCGGATGTTCCTGGCCGGCACGTCGCACGGCGCCACCAGCGCGGCCAGCTCCAACGGCCGGCCCAACCCGCTGCCCGCCTCGGCCCGCGACCTGATCCCGGCCAAGGAGTCGAACCTCTACGACGTCTACGCCGAGAACCTCATCCCGTTCGACCAGTGGCAGACCTACGTCGACGGGTTCCGGTTCCTGACGTACGGCGACAACTTCCCGATCTTCCCGTTCTACACCGCCAACCAGTACGACCGGGCCGCGTACGGAATCGGCGGCTCCAACAACTTCTCCAACATCAACTTCACGGTGCAGTACCGGGGCGTCCGCTCCGCGCTGCGGCACTACGACCCGGAGCAGAAATACATCACCCCGGAGTACGCCAAGCGGCTGCTGGACTGGATGGCGTGGAGCATCTACCCGGGCGGTGACCTGCGGGTCGCGAACCAGGCCGAGTACTACTCGAACTGGAACCCGACCACCAGGACGTTCGGCCGGAACAACCCGAACCACATCATGCTCGGCAACATGAACTACATCTTCGTCGAGGACATGGCCGGCATCCAGCCGCGTTCCGACGACAAGATCGAGCTGTGGCCGATCGAGTTCGGGTACGAGCACTTCATGGTCAACAACCTGCGCTACCACGGGCAGGACGTCACGATCGTCTGGGACCCCGACGGCAGCGAGTACAGCCTCGGTGCCGGCTACAGCCTGTTCGTCAACGGTGCGAAGAAGGTCAGCACCGACAAGCTCGGCAAGCTCACCTACGACCCGAACACCAACCAGGTCCAGGTCGCCGACGGCCTGACCGTCACCTTCACCGCGACCACCGGGACCAGCTTCCCGAGCGCGGTGGACACCGCGATCGAGGACGAGCGGGTCGTGGCCTACCTGCGTACCGCCGGCATCGACCTCACCGAGGACGCGCCGAACCTGGCGGCCGGCGCCGGCCTCAGCTCGTCGTACACCCAGCAGGGTGCGCGGCCCACGCCGTGGCGGCAGTTCCACACCCCCGGCTGGAGCAGCAGCACGATGAACCACACGCCGGGCGCCATCAAGGAGACCGAAAGGCCGGTGTCCCTGGCGGCCGTGACCGACGGCGTCACCGTCAACGAACCGTACTGGGGCAACCACGGCACCACGGAGCGCAACGGCTACGTCGAACTCGATCTGGGGTCGGCGAAGTCCTTCGACAACGTCAAGGCGTTCTTCGTCAGCGACCGCCAGGCCGGCGGCTACCGTGAACCCGCCCGCTGGTGGGTCCAGGTGCCCGACGGCAACGGCGGCTGGAAGGAGGTCCCCGGCCAGTTCAAGAACCCGGTCGTCCCGTCGGCGAAGTTCAACGAGGCCCTCTTCGGCACCGTCACCACCGACAAGGTGCGGATCGCGTTCACCAACAACCCGACCCACTACACCGCGATCACCGAGATCCAGGTGTTCGACTCCGGACGCGACGTACCACCGGTCGCCAACCAGGCGCCGGTCGTCACCGCCACCCGGGACGGCACCGGCGACGGCAACCTGTCCACCCGGCTCGTCGGCACCGCCACCGACGACGGCATCCCGTACGACGAGGAACTCACCCTCGGCTGGGAGACCGTCTCGGCGCCGCCGGGTGCGGGCGTCATCTTCGCCGACGCCGACGCCCTGACCACCCGGGTGACCGGCACCGTGGAGGGCGACTACGTGTTCCGGTTCTTCGCCGACGACGGCGCGAAGCGGACCGCGGCGACCGTGGCGGTGACCCTCACCGAACGGGAGGTCGTCGCCGAGTTCGGCGCCACGGCGACGATCAGCACCAGTGGCACCACGTCGTGGGAGAACCACCAGCGGGTCAACGAGACCAGCACCCCGAACAGTTCGAACCCCGGCTCCGGCAACGGCTGGGGCAACTGGAACCTGCCGCAGAACGGCACCAGCCCGGCCCGGGAGGCGTGGATCCAGTACGCCTGGACCAGCCCGGTGCGGCTGTCGTCGACCGGCATCTACTGGTACGACGACAACGGCGGCACCCGCCGGCCCACGGCCACGACGTACGCGGTCGAGACGTCCACGGACGGCACCACCTGGACACCGGTCACCCTCGCCGAGGGCTCGACGTACGCCGGTGCCCTGGCCACCAACACCTACAACAACCTCGAATTCGCCCCGGTCACCACCAGCTACCTCCGGATCCGCATCTGGGGGGTCCAGGGCAGCGGCGCCGGCACCGGCGTGCTGCGTTGGCGCGCCAACGGCGAGACTGTCGACTCGGTGCGCTCGCCGGTGCTCATCCGTACCGCCGTCGGTCAGGTGCCGACCCTGCCGGCCACCCTCGACGGCGTCTACACCAGCGGGGAACGCGGCACCGTCGCGTTCCGGTGGCAGGAGATCACGCCCGACATGGTCGCCGAACCCAACGTCGACCCGTTCGTGGTGTACGGCACCAACGACACGTACGGGCTGATCGCCGAGGCCCGGATCTACGTACGGCCGGAGATGTCGACCGGCGGTATCTCGATCCAGGGCGCCGAGACGTTCGCGCAGTCCGTCGACGTCGGTGAACTGCCGTACCTGCCGTCCAAGGTGGAGGTCTCCTACAACGACGGCTCGCGGGACAACCAGGCCATCGGTGTCGACTGGGACCTCGACGAGTCCGTCGTGGACACGCCCGGTCGGTACACCGTCGTCGGTGACCTGATCCTGCCCGACTACGTCAGCCAGGCCGGCACCACCCGGACCACGCTGACCCTCACCGTCGGCGACCCGCCGCAGAACCCGGCGTGGGACGTCGAGGTCCAGGCGTACACCCAGTGCATCGGCAGCAACGTCTACCTGCGGGTCAACGCCCGCAACGCCGACGACGTGCCGCTCACCCTCGAACTGGTCACGCCGTACGGGTCCCGGACGGTGTCCGACGTCGCGTCCGGGCAGTCGGCGTACCAGGCGTTCAACGCCCGGGCCCGGTCGGTGCCGGCCGGGACCGCGACGGTGAAGGCGAGCGGAACCGTCGACGGCGAGGCGGTGACCGTCGAGACGGCGGCGCCGTTCGGCGCACTCAGCTGCGGCTAG